From Chitinispirillales bacterium ANBcel5, one genomic window encodes:
- a CDS encoding helix-turn-helix domain-containing protein, with product MPRVTKTELLRLQKKFKTDARIGDEFGITRQAIHQLRKKYGIPSRTSGNPERNQQILTMRDKGASVEAIARKFKLSIPQTYRIIKESSAPPRKKATKKSAAKKTSVKKSPAKKSTAKKKKATKKKRR from the coding sequence ATGCCCAGAGTTACTAAAACGGAGCTTCTTCGTTTGCAAAAAAAGTTCAAAACCGATGCGCGTATTGGTGACGAGTTTGGAATAACACGGCAGGCGATTCATCAGCTCCGTAAAAAGTATGGTATTCCATCACGTACATCTGGTAATCCCGAGAGAAACCAACAGATTTTAACAATGAGAGATAAAGGCGCGAGTGTTGAAGCAATTGCCAGAAAATTTAAGCTCTCAATCCCGCAAACGTATCGTATTATAAAAGAATCATCCGCTCCCCCCCGGAAGAAAGCAACCAAAAAAAGTGCCGCGAAGAAAACCAGTGTAAAGAAATCCCCTGCAAAGAAAAGCACTGCAAAGAAAAAGAAAGCCACCAAGAAGAAAAGAAGATGA